In Barnesiella propionica, the genomic window TTCATCTTCGTTGCCGTTAGATATACAGGTACAAGCACTTCAACAGATACCGGCTTTGCGGGATGTGCGCATTTACCGCCCTGGATATGCGATTGAATACGATTATTTCGAACCCACACAATTAATGCATAATCTTGAAACGAAACAAATACGTAACCTTTTTTTTGCAGGTCAGGTAAATGGAACTACAGGTTATGAAGAGGCTGGGGGACAAGGTGCAATTGCCGGTATAAATGCGCATATAAATTGTCATGGTGGAGAATCTTTTGTTTTAGGCCGTGATGAAGCTTATATCGGAGTTCTTATAGATGATCTTGTTACGAAAGGAGTAGATGAGCCTTATCGTATGTTTACTTCCCGTGCCGAATATCGTATTTTACTCCGGCAAGACGATGCTGATATGAGATTGACTGAAAAGTCATATGAATTGGGGCTGGCAAAGAGAGATAGATACGATTTGCTGAAAGAAAAACGGGAGCAAAGAGACAAGCTCATTAACTTCGCAAAAGAATACTCTATAAAACCTAGTTATATTAACGGAAAGTTGGAGGCCTTAGGAACAACGCCTTTGAAACAAGGAGTGAAACTTATTGACTTGATATTACGCCCTCAGTTAAATATGATTATTCTGGCGGAACTAATTCCTGCTCTAAAAAGAGAGATAGAAACTATTCCTAACAGAAAAGAAGAGATTGTTGAGGCGGCTGAAATAATGATAAAATACCAGGGTTATATAGAACGAGAAAAAATGATTGCAGATAAAATTTCCCGTTTGGAACACATGAAAATTAAGGGAAGATTTAACTATCATGAAATACAGGCATTATCTACAGAGGCCAGGCAAAAGCTTTCTAAAATAGAACCGGAGACGATTGCCCAGGCTTCCCGTATTCCGGGTATTTCGCCAAGCGATATTAATATACTTTTGCTGTTGTTGGGACGTTAATGTTTCACGTGAAACAAAATTTGTCAATCCCTGTTATAAAAGGGTTTAAAACTGATTTAAATAATAAAAATGAAATAATATGAGTTTAGAAAATATTAAAAGTAAAGTTCGTGATGTATATGATTTTCCGCAGAAGGGAATCGTGTTTAAGGATTTGACTACGGTTTTTAAAGACAAAGAGTGTTTACATGAATTAAGCCAAGATTTATCGGCAATGTATGTAGATAAGGGAATTACAAAAGTCGTAGGCATTGAATCCCGCGGATTTATTATGGGACCTATTATCGCAAACAATATAGGTGCAGGTTTTGTTCCTATGCGTAAACCAGGAAAACTCCCGGCTGAAACCTGGGTCGAAAGTTATGAGAAAGAATATGGTGTAGATACGATAGAGATACATAAAGATGCGTTGGATGAGAATGATGTAGTCCTTCTTCACGATGATTTACTGGCGACCGGAGGTACGATGTTGGCTGCATATAAGTTAGTAAAGAGATTCAATCCTAAGAAAGTATATGTAAATTTTGTTGTAGAGCTGGAATTTCTGAAAGGAAGAAATTTGTTCCCCGAAGAAGTAGAGGTTGAGGCCCTCATTAAATACTAAAAAACTTGGCAGGAACGAGTGAACATATTAAAACTATTCTTGCTCTCTTACCTGAAACTCCTGGTGTATATCAGTATTTCGATAAAGAGGGCAAAATCATTTATGTAGGTAAAGCTAAGAATCTGAGAAGGAGGGTCTCTTCTTATTTTAACAAGGTGCATGAATCTCCGAAAACAAATATTCTGGTCCGGAATATTTATGATTTAAAATATATTGTTGTTAAGACAGAGGAAGATGCGCTACATTTGGAAAATAGTCTTATCAAAGAATATAAACCCCGTTATAATGTCTTATTGAAAGATGATAAAACTTATCCCTGGATTTGTGTAAAAAATGAACATTTTCCTCGGGTAATGCTTACGAGGAGGGTGATAAAAGATGGTTCAAGGTATTACGGTCCTTATGCCAATGTTCATTTAGCTAAGACTGTCTTAGCTAAAATACGTGAATTATATCCTATACGTACCTGTAATTATGCATTGACTCCGGAAAATATAAAGCATAAAAAGTTTAGGTTATGTTTGCAATATCATATTAAGAATTGTAAAGGCTGCTGTGAAGGTTTTATTGATGAAAATACTTATTTGGGATATATTTCCGAGGTTAAACAGATATTAAATGGGAATACGCAGCAAATAAGCCATATGCTGCAAGATGAAATGAACCGGTTATCGGCGGAACTGAAATTTGAAGAAGCTCAACAGATAAAAGAAAAATATCTTCTAATTGAAAAATATCGTTCTAAGTCTGTAATCGTGAGTACATCTATCCATAATACAGATGTATTTTCGTACGAAGAAGACGAAAATGCTGCTTTTGTCAATTATATGCATATCCGGGGTGGTTCTGTGGTTCAGAGTGTAACTATAGAATATAAGAAAAAACTCGATGAATCGGCTTCTGAAATCTTGGCATTAGGTATTGCGGAATTGCGTACCCGATTTAAGAGCACTTCCAAAGAAATTATTGTGCCATTTTTACCCGAATCAGAATTTGAGGGAGTAGAGATAGTAGTGCCGCAAAGAGGTGATAAGAAAAAATTATTGGAGATATCACAACAAAATGCTAAACAATATAAAGCGGACAGACTGAAACAGTCGGAAAAACTAAATCCGGAGCAGCGTGTTACGCGTATTCTTTCAAGGCTGCAAAAAGACTTTCATTTACCGGCATTACCAATGCATATTGAATGTTTTGATAATTCCAATATACAAGGGACTAATCCGGTCGCGTCTTGTGTTGTTTTTAAGAAGGCGAAAGCTTCTAAGAAAGATTATCGCCATTTTAATATAAAAACAGTGGAGGGACCAGATGATTTTGCATCTATGAAAGAAATTATATACAGGAGATATAAAAGGTTGTTGGACGAAGAACAGGATTTGCCTCAACTGATTGTTGTTGATGGAGGAAAAGGGCAGTTAAGTGCTGCGGTTTCTTCTTTGGATGAATTAGGGTTGAGAGGTAAAATAGCTATAGTAGGGATCGCTAAGCGGCTGGAAGAAATTTATTTTCCGGGAGATACGGTCCCGTTATACCTGGATAAAAATTCTGAATCTTTGAAATTAATTCAGCAGATGAGAGATGAAGCCCATCGCTTCGGTATAACACATCACAGAAATAGACGAAGTAAGTCCCAAACTGTATCGATTTTAGATAATATAATTGGAATAGGACCCAAAACAAAGGAGTTGCTTTTAACTCATTATAAAAGCGTAAAACGAATAAAAGAAGTCCCAATTACTGATCTGGAATTATTGATAGGGAAGAACAAAGCTAATATTGTTTTTGAGGCATTGAATAAAAATATTTCCGATTAATTCATTTAATGTACTGTATATTAGATGTTTATGTGTGTTTTTTACTAAAACAATTCAGTGAAAAAAGCTTTTTGGCAGATACAGATAAAATGATTATCTTGCAAATTGTTTAATGATATATATATGAGAGTAGTCGTACAACGTGTGGATGAGGCTTCGGTCGCTATAAGTGGTTTTGTAAAATCCTTTATTGGTAAAGGATTGTTGGTTTTAGTGGGGGTTGAAAATGCAGATACGATTGAAGATGTCGACTGGCTGGTACGTAAAATAATTAATTTGCGTATATTCGATGACGAACAAGGTATAATGAATTTATCTGTAACAGATGTTGATGGAGGCATATTGGTAATCAGTCAATTTACTTTATTTGCTTCTACCAAAAAAGGAAATCGCCCTTCTTATATGCGGTCAGCGGGTCATGAACATGCTATTCCCATGTATGAAGAATTTTGCAGGCAATTGGAATTGAAACTGGGAAAAGAAGTGAAAACGGGAGAGTTTGGTGCCGATATGCAAATAAAATTAATAAATGACGGTCCTGTTACGATTTGTATTGATACGAAAAATAAAGAATAATATGACAATAAAAGAAGCTCAGAATTTGGTTGATGAATGGGTGAATACGATTGGTGTCCGCTATTTTAGTGAGTTGACCAATATGGCCATTTTAACGGAAGAAGTAGGGGAAGTAGCTCGCATTATATCCAGAAAGTACGGAGATCAGTCTTTTAAAAAAAATGAAGAAGATATTGATTTAAGCGATGAAATGGCCGATGTCTTATGGGTATTACTTTGTCTGGCAAATCAAACCGGAGTTAATTTGACCGAAGCATTTCAGCGTAATATTGATAAAAAGACAAAGCGAGATAAAAACAGACATATTAATAATCCTAAACTGAAATAATTATGGATAAGTACGAAGAAGCATTGAAGCTTTATAACACCGATCTGGATGACGCTCAAGTGCAGGAAGCTGTAGAAAAGATATTGCGCGAAAATCTGGAGAAAAATAGTAATGTCGAGGTTTACAAGTTTTTATTTCATTGTATTGATCTGACGACGTTAAATGTAACCGATAATGTAGATACGGTAACTCGTTTTACCAAGCGGGTAAATGATTTTGAGAATGAACATCCTGAATTGCCAAATGTGGCCGCAATTTGTGTTTATCCTAATTTTGCTGGCACTGTACGTATGAATTTGGAAGTTTCCCATGTGAATATTGCTGCTGTATCAGGTGGATTTCCAACGTCCCAGACTTTTACCGAAGTGAAGGTCGCTGAAACTGCTTTAGCTGTGGCGGATGGTGCGGATGAGATAGATATCGTAATCAATATCGGAGATTTTCTTGGTGGATTTTATGAGGATATGTGTGATGAAATCGAAGAAATTAAACATTCCTGCCATCAGGCTCATTTAAAAGTTATTCTTGAAACAGGAGCTTTGAAAACAGCTTCTAACATAATGAAAGCTTCTGTTTTGTCTATGTATTCGGGTGCAGACTTTATAAAGACTTCTACGGGAAAAATGGAGCCCGCTGCATCGCTTGAAGCTGCATATGTGATGTGTTCTGCCATAAAAGCATATTACGAAAAAACAGGCCGTAAAATAGGCTTTAAACCTGCCGGCGGAATTTCTACGACGGCCGATGCTGTTAAATACTATTGCATTGTGAAAGAAATTCTGGGAGAAGAATGGCTGACAAACGAACTTTTCCGGATAGGAGCCAGTCGTCTGGCTAATAATTTATTATCGGATATTTGGGGAACATCTACTAAATATTTTTGATATTGCTGGGAAATTTGAAAGACCAGATAAATTATTTATTGATATCTATAAAAAAGAGCGGTTATAATTAATCGCTCTTTCTTTTTGGCTTTTATGAATTATATAAATTCATCTCCGTATTTCATTTTAGTATCGGTGACAAACTGTTTTATACGCTGTTCGTCGCTTTTAGGACATATCAATAGTACGTTATCTGCTTCTGCTACGATATAATCATTGAGCCCTTCCATCACCACTAGCTTATCTCCCTGTACTGCAACTACGTTGTTTTTGCATTCGTAAGTAAGAGCTTTGCTGTTTTGAGTAACATTTCCGTCACTGTTCTTTGGGGAATGGTCGTATAATGCGCTCCATGTGCCCAGATCGGACCATCCGAAATCGGAACACAATACGAATACGTTTGATGCTTTTTCCATTATACCGAAATCGATAGAAATATTAGGACAAGCGGCAAAATTTTCATTGATAAAAGACATTTCTTCTTCTGTGCCGAACTTATCGATACCGGCTTCAAAGCGATTTGAAATGTCCGGTAAATGGCGTTGGAATGCTTTTATGATGCTTTGTACGTTCCAAATGAATATCCCGGAGTTCCAGAAAAATTCGCCGCTTTCTACAAATACTTTGGCAAACTCTAAAGAAGGTTTTTCCGTGAACGTTTTTACTGTCTTTATCTCTTCTTCGGCATCTTCTCCCACCTGAATGTAGCCATATCCCGTTTCAGGGCGGTTAGGTTTAATGCCTAAAGTAAGAAGAGCCGGATATTTTTCAACGAATTGAAGGCCTTTTAACAGACATCTGCCGAATTCTTCTTCTTTCAGTATCACATGATCCGATGGAGCCACTACGATATTGGCTTTCGGGTTTAATGCTTGTATGTGATAAGCCGCCCATGCCACACAAGGTGCCGTGTTACGTCTTTGCGGTTCCAGTAATATCTGCTTGTCCGATAGTTCTGGTAACTGTTCTTTTACCAAATCGGCATATGATTCATTGGTAACTATAAAGATATGGTCTTTCGGGATTACTTTTACAAAGCGGTCATAGCTCATTTGTAAAAGAGAACGCCCCGTACCGAAAAAATCGAGAAATTGTTTCGGACGGGTTGCCCGGCTGAACGGCCAGAAACGGCTGCCAATTCCTCCACCCATAATCACGCAATATCTATTTTCCATAGGTGATATCCATTTTGAGTTAAAACTTTTGCTAATGTAGTTAATATTTTGGATTAA contains:
- the mnmG gene encoding tRNA uridine-5-carboxymethylaminomethyl(34) synthesis enzyme MnmG — encoded protein: MDFNYDVIVIGAGHAGCEAACASAGLGSKTLLVTMDMNKIAQMSCNPAVGGIAKGQIVREIDALGGYMGIVTDRTAIQFRMLNRSKGPAMWSPRSQSDRAKFIQEWRGIVENMPNLYMWQDSVKQLIIKNNRVLGVITGLGVEFSAKSVVLTSGTFMNGLMHIGRTKLPGGRISELASYGITEQLSGLGIISGRMKTGTPVRIDGRSIHFDETTEQTGENDFHKFSYMDYVPRPLKQRSCWTVYTNDAVHAILKKGLPDSPLYNGQIQSIGPRYCPSIETKIVTFPDKTEHQLFLEPEGETTQEYYLNGFSSSLPLDIQVQALQQIPALRDVRIYRPGYAIEYDYFEPTQLMHNLETKQIRNLFFAGQVNGTTGYEEAGGQGAIAGINAHINCHGGESFVLGRDEAYIGVLIDDLVTKGVDEPYRMFTSRAEYRILLRQDDADMRLTEKSYELGLAKRDRYDLLKEKREQRDKLINFAKEYSIKPSYINGKLEALGTTPLKQGVKLIDLILRPQLNMIILAELIPALKREIETIPNRKEEIVEAAEIMIKYQGYIEREKMIADKISRLEHMKIKGRFNYHEIQALSTEARQKLSKIEPETIAQASRIPGISPSDINILLLLLGR
- a CDS encoding adenine phosphoribosyltransferase, producing MSLENIKSKVRDVYDFPQKGIVFKDLTTVFKDKECLHELSQDLSAMYVDKGITKVVGIESRGFIMGPIIANNIGAGFVPMRKPGKLPAETWVESYEKEYGVDTIEIHKDALDENDVVLLHDDLLATGGTMLAAYKLVKRFNPKKVYVNFVVELEFLKGRNLFPEEVEVEALIKY
- the uvrC gene encoding excinuclease ABC subunit UvrC — translated: MAGTSEHIKTILALLPETPGVYQYFDKEGKIIYVGKAKNLRRRVSSYFNKVHESPKTNILVRNIYDLKYIVVKTEEDALHLENSLIKEYKPRYNVLLKDDKTYPWICVKNEHFPRVMLTRRVIKDGSRYYGPYANVHLAKTVLAKIRELYPIRTCNYALTPENIKHKKFRLCLQYHIKNCKGCCEGFIDENTYLGYISEVKQILNGNTQQISHMLQDEMNRLSAELKFEEAQQIKEKYLLIEKYRSKSVIVSTSIHNTDVFSYEEDENAAFVNYMHIRGGSVVQSVTIEYKKKLDESASEILALGIAELRTRFKSTSKEIIVPFLPESEFEGVEIVVPQRGDKKKLLEISQQNAKQYKADRLKQSEKLNPEQRVTRILSRLQKDFHLPALPMHIECFDNSNIQGTNPVASCVVFKKAKASKKDYRHFNIKTVEGPDDFASMKEIIYRRYKRLLDEEQDLPQLIVVDGGKGQLSAAVSSLDELGLRGKIAIVGIAKRLEEIYFPGDTVPLYLDKNSESLKLIQQMRDEAHRFGITHHRNRRSKSQTVSILDNIIGIGPKTKELLLTHYKSVKRIKEVPITDLELLIGKNKANIVFEALNKNISD
- the dtd gene encoding D-aminoacyl-tRNA deacylase, producing the protein MRVVVQRVDEASVAISGFVKSFIGKGLLVLVGVENADTIEDVDWLVRKIINLRIFDDEQGIMNLSVTDVDGGILVISQFTLFASTKKGNRPSYMRSAGHEHAIPMYEEFCRQLELKLGKEVKTGEFGADMQIKLINDGPVTICIDTKNKE
- a CDS encoding nucleotide pyrophosphohydrolase is translated as MTIKEAQNLVDEWVNTIGVRYFSELTNMAILTEEVGEVARIISRKYGDQSFKKNEEDIDLSDEMADVLWVLLCLANQTGVNLTEAFQRNIDKKTKRDKNRHINNPKLK
- the deoC gene encoding deoxyribose-phosphate aldolase, producing the protein MDKYEEALKLYNTDLDDAQVQEAVEKILRENLEKNSNVEVYKFLFHCIDLTTLNVTDNVDTVTRFTKRVNDFENEHPELPNVAAICVYPNFAGTVRMNLEVSHVNIAAVSGGFPTSQTFTEVKVAETALAVADGADEIDIVINIGDFLGGFYEDMCDEIEEIKHSCHQAHLKVILETGALKTASNIMKASVLSMYSGADFIKTSTGKMEPAASLEAAYVMCSAIKAYYEKTGRKIGFKPAGGISTTADAVKYYCIVKEILGEEWLTNELFRIGASRLANNLLSDIWGTSTKYF
- a CDS encoding mannose-1-phosphate guanylyltransferase, producing the protein MENRYCVIMGGGIGSRFWPFSRATRPKQFLDFFGTGRSLLQMSYDRFVKVIPKDHIFIVTNESYADLVKEQLPELSDKQILLEPQRRNTAPCVAWAAYHIQALNPKANIVVAPSDHVILKEEEFGRCLLKGLQFVEKYPALLTLGIKPNRPETGYGYIQVGEDAEEEIKTVKTFTEKPSLEFAKVFVESGEFFWNSGIFIWNVQSIIKAFQRHLPDISNRFEAGIDKFGTEEEMSFINENFAACPNISIDFGIMEKASNVFVLCSDFGWSDLGTWSALYDHSPKNSDGNVTQNSKALTYECKNNVVAVQGDKLVVMEGLNDYIVAEADNVLLICPKSDEQRIKQFVTDTKMKYGDEFI